In Nasonia vitripennis strain AsymCx unplaced genomic scaffold, Nvit_psr_1.1 unplaced0148, whole genome shotgun sequence, a genomic segment contains:
- the LOC116418277 gene encoding uncharacterized protein LOC116418277, translating to MAEEIFINIFKDSKLKKNYMLYGRDLTIIPNKKLFLRLQKSTIRPNNVVPKIEGVNTIMCYVGGPGSMTAKHCEGGDFASLNLLVTGHPKIWGFIDKDQFYRLSKKLVQIVFDFS from the exons ATGGCGgaagaaatttttataaatatatttaaagatTCTAAATTGAAGAAAAACTATATGTTATATGGACGTGATTTAACTATTATTCCAAATAAAAAGCTATTTTTAAGGCTTCAAAAATCTACTATTAGACCAAATAACGTGGTTCcaaaaattgaaggtgttaaTACCATTATGTGTTATGTTGGTGGTCCTGGAAGTATGACTGCAAAACATTGCGAAGGTGGAGATTTTGCTAGCCTTAATTTACTGGTTACAG GTCATCCAAAAATTTGGGGATTTATAGATAAAGATCAATTTTAtcgtttatcaaaaaaattagTACAAATTGTGTTCGATTTTTCATAA
- the LOC103318060 gene encoding uncharacterized protein LOC103318060, translating to MGIVYNTKVGKGYNSNVPCRRAISRRRVLNALTRQNIQFLRSLGLRVVAVFKRVVRFVINAICHLFEEIRYQLNAIVIDRCKNVGLTSLMKGFVSFSPSQSSVIENAGWLDIAETQRLDDNGYFDVSIPLGMILGFAEDYRKIVVNAKHELILTRSNSDVNSIVQTQVVAAGANVYEDYQVEITKIEWLLPHVLLSDKHKIKLLNHLEKDKPVTISFRSWELYEYPLLPSTSKHVWTVKTANQLEKPRFVFLGFQTNCKGRKTANASRFDHCNISNVTLFLNSQHYPYGNLNLNITNNQYALLYDMYANFQNAYYNKEVEPMLKKVDYLLYAALVVIDCSKQNESLKQASVDVRLEFEARANIPVGTSVYCLILDDRIVEYNPMSGDVKKIV from the coding sequence ATGGGTATTGTGTACAATACTAAAGTGGGTAAAGGCTATAATAGTAACGTGCCATGCCGTCGAGCGATCAGTCGTCGACGAGTGCTCAATGCGCTAACACGTCAAAACATACAGTTTCTAAGAAGTCTAGGTTTAAGAGTTGTTGCTGTGTTTAAGAGAGTTGTGAGATTTGTAATCAACGCCATATGTCATCTATTTGAGGAAATTCGTTACCAGCTCAACGCCATAGTGATTGATCGATGCAAGAATGTGGGCTTGACAAGTCTCATGAAAGGATTCGTATCATTCAGCCCTAGTCAGAGCTCAGTGATTGAAAATGCAGGCTGGCTCGACATTGCAGAGACTCAACGGCTTGACGATAATGGCTACTTTGACGTATCAATTCCACTTGGTATGATCCTGGGTTTTGCCGAAGATTATCGCAAAATTGTTGTGAATGCCAAACACGAGCTTATTCTCACAAGATCAAATTCTGATGTGAATTCTATTGTGCAGACGCAAGTAGTCGCAGCTGGTGCAAATGTTTACGAGGATTACCAAGTTGAAATCACTAAAATTGAATGGCTATTGCCACATGTGCTGCTCTCGgataaacataaaattaaattgctcAATCATCTGGAAAAGGATAAACCTGTCACCATAAGTTTTCGTAGCTGGGAACTATACGAGTATCCATTGTTGCCCAGTACATCGAAACACGTGTGGACTGTCAAGACTGCCAATCAGCTGGAGAAGCCTCGCTTCGTTTTTCTTGGCTTCCAGACAAATTGTAAAGGACGAAAAACAGCCAATGCTAGTCGCTTTGATCATTGTAATATAAGCAACGTTACACTTTTTCTCAACTCTCAACACTATCCCTATGGAAATCTCAATCTCAATATTACTAATAATCAGTATGCTCTACTCTATGATATGTATGCCAACTTTCAAAATGCTTACTACAACAAAGAGGTAGAACCAATGCTGAAAAAGGTCGACTATCTATTGTATGCCGCTCTCGTTGTCATTGACTGCTCAAAACAAAATGAGTCACTGAAACAAGCATCAGTTGATGTACGTCTCGAATTTGAGGCTAGGGCAAATATTCCAGTTGGCACCTCTGTATACTGTCTCATCCTAGACGATCGTATAGTCGAATACAACCCTATGAGTGgagatgtaaaaaaaattgtttaa